The proteins below come from a single Mucilaginibacter mali genomic window:
- the hscA gene encoding Fe-S protein assembly chaperone HscA, which yields MAKVSINLATGSLQKEDIIVGIDLGTTNSLVAFINPDKDPQVINDTGKGVLVPSVVHFGTAGDITVGNDAKEYLTTDPANTIFSVKRLLGRSYHDIENYKDFFSYKVIDDNTESLVKIKVGDKFYTPIELSGMILKELKDRAEHAIKTPVNRAVITVPAYFNDSQRQATRDAGKLAGLDVLRIVNEPTAASLAYGIGLDPEETKTIAVYDLGGGTFDVSILQIQNGIFEVLSTNGDTFLGGDDFDRTIVNYWIEQNKLDKAAIAADSGLMQQMRLKAEEAKKAFAHQSLFNEKIGEIWCTLDRNTFESLILPKVQQTIDCCKNALKDAGLDVKAIDEVVMVGGSTRTALVKKMVSEFFGKAVHDDLNPDEVVALGAAIQADILAGNRRDILLLDVTPLSLGIETMGGLMDVIIPRNSKVPTKAGRQYTTSIDGQVNMKIAVYQGERDLIKENRKLAEFDLKGIPAMPAGFPKVDINFLLNADGILKIQAIELRSGVKQEVEVTPTYGITDDQVEQMLMDSITHAKGDVAERMVIEARTEGEQMIYQAKRFIEKNTEWLSIAEISETQKLMDVLQASLISGDKDLMHKNIDTLNEFTRPFAERLMDQAIGQAMRGKSVENPDGDDGEQ from the coding sequence ATGGCTAAAGTTTCTATCAACCTGGCAACAGGTTCATTGCAAAAGGAAGATATTATTGTAGGGATAGATTTGGGTACCACTAATTCGCTGGTGGCGTTCATCAATCCTGATAAAGACCCGCAGGTAATTAATGATACCGGTAAAGGCGTTTTGGTGCCGTCAGTAGTGCATTTTGGCACGGCAGGCGACATCACCGTAGGTAATGATGCAAAGGAATATCTGACCACCGACCCGGCCAATACCATCTTCTCGGTTAAGCGTTTACTGGGCCGATCTTACCACGATATAGAAAATTATAAAGACTTCTTCTCCTACAAGGTGATCGACGATAATACTGAAAGCCTGGTGAAAATAAAGGTGGGTGATAAGTTTTACACCCCTATTGAACTTTCGGGTATGATATTAAAGGAACTGAAGGATCGTGCTGAACATGCTATTAAAACGCCTGTCAACCGCGCCGTGATCACCGTTCCGGCTTATTTTAATGATAGCCAGCGCCAGGCCACCCGCGACGCAGGTAAACTGGCCGGACTGGATGTTTTACGCATTGTTAACGAGCCGACAGCCGCCAGTTTAGCCTACGGCATCGGTTTAGATCCCGAAGAAACCAAGACCATTGCCGTATACGATCTGGGCGGCGGCACCTTCGATGTTTCCATCTTACAGATCCAGAACGGTATATTTGAAGTACTTTCTACCAACGGCGATACCTTTTTGGGTGGCGATGATTTTGACCGCACTATTGTTAATTACTGGATAGAACAAAACAAATTAGATAAAGCGGCTATCGCTGCCGATTCGGGCCTGATGCAGCAAATGCGTCTGAAAGCCGAGGAAGCTAAAAAGGCATTCGCGCACCAAAGCCTGTTTAACGAAAAGATAGGCGAGATCTGGTGTACGCTGGATCGTAATACATTCGAAAGCTTGATTTTGCCTAAAGTACAGCAAACCATAGATTGCTGTAAAAACGCGCTGAAAGATGCCGGTTTAGATGTTAAAGCCATTGATGAGGTGGTGATGGTGGGCGGCTCTACCCGTACCGCGCTGGTTAAAAAGATGGTGTCGGAGTTCTTCGGCAAAGCTGTTCACGATGACCTTAACCCTGATGAGGTGGTTGCCCTTGGCGCTGCCATACAGGCCGATATTTTAGCCGGAAACCGCCGGGATATCCTGTTGCTGGATGTTACCCCATTATCCCTGGGTATCGAAACTATGGGTGGTTTGATGGATGTCATCATCCCGCGTAACTCTAAGGTACCAACAAAGGCCGGTCGCCAGTATACTACCTCCATAGACGGCCAGGTGAACATGAAGATAGCCGTTTACCAGGGCGAGCGCGATCTGATCAAAGAGAACCGCAAACTGGCCGAGTTCGACCTAAAAGGCATCCCGGCCATGCCGGCAGGCTTCCCTAAGGTGGATATTAATTTTTTGCTGAATGCCGATGGCATTTTGAAGATCCAGGCGATAGAACTGCGCTCGGGCGTAAAACAGGAGGTGGAGGTTACCCCTACCTACGGTATTACCGACGACCAGGTGGAGCAAATGCTGATGGACAGCATCACCCACGCTAAAGGCGACGTAGCCGAACGCATGGTAATTGAAGCCCGCACCGAGGGCGAACAGATGATCTACCAGGCCAAACGCTTCATCGAAAAGAATACAGAATGGCTTTCTATTGCCGAAATATCGGAGACGCAAAAACTAATGGATGTTTTACAGGCTTCCTTAATATCGGGCGATAAAGACCTGATGCATAAAAACATAGACACTTTAAATGAATTTACCCGCCCCTTTGCAGAGCGCTTGATGGATCAGGCCATTGGCCAGGCCATGCGCGGGAAGAGTGTGGAGAACCCGGATGGGGATGATGGGGAGCAGTAA
- the bioB gene encoding biotin synthase BioB, translated as MTEVRNNWTKEEIAEIYNTPLLDLIYQAATIHRENKDYAEVQISSLISIKTGGCPEDCAYCPQAARYNTGVNVHAILPKEEVVAAAEKAKAGGASRLCMGAAWREVRDNKDFDKVIDMVKAVNELDMEVCCTLGMLTESQAQRLADAGLYAYNHNLDTSEEDYKRIISTRTYDERLQTLHNVRKAKISVCSGGIIGLGETVEDRISMLKTLSNLPQHPESVPINALVPVKGTPLADQAKVSVWDMVRMVATARIVMPKTVVRLSAGRTEMTTVEQAFCFMAGANSIFAGDKLLTTPNPSFDTDMAMFEILGLKPREAFKNGRPKALQQEVVAE; from the coding sequence ATGACTGAAGTACGCAATAACTGGACTAAAGAAGAGATAGCCGAAATATACAACACCCCATTATTAGACCTGATTTACCAGGCTGCTACCATCCACCGCGAGAATAAGGATTATGCCGAAGTGCAGATCAGTTCGCTGATATCGATAAAAACTGGCGGTTGCCCCGAAGATTGCGCTTACTGCCCGCAGGCGGCGCGTTACAATACAGGGGTAAACGTACATGCCATTTTACCGAAGGAGGAAGTTGTTGCCGCTGCTGAAAAGGCAAAGGCTGGTGGCGCATCGCGCCTGTGCATGGGCGCTGCCTGGCGCGAGGTACGCGATAATAAGGATTTTGATAAGGTGATAGATATGGTAAAGGCTGTTAACGAATTGGATATGGAGGTATGCTGCACGCTTGGCATGCTCACCGAAAGCCAGGCGCAACGCTTAGCCGATGCCGGCCTGTACGCCTACAACCATAACCTGGATACATCCGAAGAAGATTATAAACGCATTATCAGCACCCGTACTTATGATGAGCGCCTGCAAACTTTGCATAACGTGCGCAAAGCCAAGATCAGCGTTTGCAGTGGTGGCATCATCGGCCTCGGTGAAACGGTTGAAGACCGTATTTCTATGCTAAAAACTTTAAGTAACTTACCGCAACATCCTGAATCTGTGCCGATTAATGCATTGGTTCCGGTTAAAGGCACCCCACTGGCCGACCAAGCGAAGGTATCTGTTTGGGATATGGTGCGCATGGTGGCTACTGCCCGCATTGTGATGCCTAAAACGGTAGTAAGGTTATCAGCCGGCCGTACGGAGATGACCACAGTAGAGCAGGCATTCTGCTTTATGGCAGGTGCTAATTCTATTTTTGCAGGCGATAAACTACTGACCACGCCAAACCCTTCTTTCGATACGGATATGGCGATGTTTGAGATATTGGGCTTAAAGCCCCGCGAAGCCTTTAAAAACGGCAGGCCGAAGGCTTTGCAGCAGGAGGTTGTTGCGGAGTAA